The following are from one region of the Variovorax sp. PBL-H6 genome:
- a CDS encoding ParA family protein, with protein MKTLVLANQKGGVGKSAVAVQFAYYLADVLKKRVLVIDFDHQRNTSKAIRTGGLATVSAITSSRLLTSKTDAASIEHADFVLVPGDAELIKMEKQAAEHNKFATNLYTFLADIADRFDVCVIDTNPNPDIRQLASLVVGDFVLSPLQLNQEAIDGIGDLLNHDNIGIRKIKATINKKLELIGILPNIVEPTPFQRENLRDLSAAFAKLLIPLGAGFAAIKKTTAIPEAQAAGLPVWKLGKSSAREAWAHIRPVFSKIATQMGVE; from the coding sequence ATGAAAACGCTAGTTCTTGCGAACCAGAAAGGCGGAGTCGGCAAGTCGGCCGTCGCCGTCCAGTTCGCCTACTACCTCGCCGACGTGCTGAAAAAGCGCGTCCTCGTGATCGACTTCGACCACCAACGCAACACGTCGAAAGCCATCCGCACGGGCGGCCTCGCCACCGTGTCCGCCATCACCAGCAGCCGCCTTCTGACCTCGAAGACCGACGCCGCGAGCATCGAGCACGCTGATTTTGTCTTGGTGCCCGGCGATGCCGAGCTTATCAAGATGGAGAAGCAGGCCGCCGAGCACAACAAGTTCGCCACGAACCTTTACACGTTCCTGGCCGACATTGCCGACCGCTTCGATGTGTGCGTCATCGACACCAACCCGAACCCGGACATTCGCCAACTGGCGAGCCTCGTCGTCGGCGACTTCGTGCTGTCTCCGCTCCAGCTCAACCAGGAAGCCATCGACGGCATCGGCGACTTGCTGAATCACGACAACATCGGGATTCGCAAGATCAAGGCGACCATCAACAAGAAGCTGGAGCTGATCGGCATCCTTCCCAACATCGTGGAGCCGACCCCCTTCCAGCGCGAGAACCTGCGCGACCTGTCGGCCGCCTTCGCCAAGCTGCTGATTCCCCTCGGTGCCGGCTTTGCCGCCATCAAGAAGACGACCGCCATTCCAGAAGCGCAAGCCGCTGGCCTGCCCGTCTGGAAGCTCGGCAAGAGCAGCGCCCGCGAAGCCTGGGCGCACATCCGCCCCGTGTTCTCCAAGATCGCCACGCAAATGGGAGTTGAGTAA